From the genome of Thunnus thynnus chromosome 1, fThuThy2.1, whole genome shotgun sequence, one region includes:
- the si:ch1073-459b3.2 gene encoding growth arrest-specific protein 1, whose translation MKCWCSALALLPWVLVALDAQLICWQALLRCHDEPECDLAYNQYLAACEGNIRGTRRQCPSHCINALIRLNHTRSGPDLETCDCAQDLECLSAKRAIEPCLPRRHPSDAGGIGCMEARQRCEEDSNCHTSLTAYLSYCGQLFNGRKCSSKCKATIQQMLFIPNGMLLNRCVCDGVERPFCEVVKENMSKLCSIGDHSVISDQPDTDDIYEDEDYDTRNDREEVYADHSSASQRLPSCMTLLLLPLGRILY comes from the coding sequence ATGAAATGTTGGTGCAGCGCCCTGGCACTTCTCCCGTGGGTGCTGGTGGCCTTAGATGCCCAGCTAATCTGCTGGCAGGCTCTCCTTCGGTGCCACGACGAGCCCGAGTGCGATCTTGCGTACAATCAATATTTAGCAGCTTGTGAAGGTAACATCAGAGGGACGAGGAGACAATGTCCAAGCCACTGTATCAACGCGCTGATAAGACTGAATCACACGCGCAGCGGTCCTGACCTGGAGACCTGCGACTGCGCGCAGGACCTGGAGTGCCTCAGCGCCAAACGAGCCATAGAGCCGTGCCTCCCCCGCAGACACCCGAGCGATGCCGGGGGAATAGGCTGCATGGAGGCCCGGCAGCGCTGCGAGGAAGACAGCAACTGCCACACCTCCCTCACGGCCTACTTGTCATACTGCGGACAGCTGTTCAATGGCAGGAAGTGCTCCTCTAAGTGTAAAGCCACCATTCAACAGATGCTGTTCATCCCGAATGGCATGCTGCTCAACCGCTGTGTTTGCGATGGGGTTGAGAGGCCTTTCTGTGAAGTGGTCAAGGAGAACATGAGCAAACTTTGCTCCATAGGAGACCACAGTGTTATTTCAGACCAGCCTGATACTGATGACATCTATGAGGATGAAGACTATGACACTAGAAACGACAGAGAGGAGGTGTACGCTGACCATTCCTCTGCTTCCCAAAGGCTGCCCAGCTGCATGACGCTCCTGTTGCTTCCTCTTGGACGGATATTGTACTGA
- the cplx3b gene encoding complexin-3b gives MAFMVKHMVGGQLKNLTGGLTEEKPEAEKSEAAAQGMTQEEFEQYQQQLEEEKQEREASFAQKKAERATVRSHFREKYRLPKNETDETQIQQAGEDVVLPTELAKMIAEDNQEEAHKQSVLGQLSNIQNVDIDQLKDKAQATLEDLKKQTENCSLM, from the exons ATGGCTTTCATGGTGAAACACATGGTGGGAGGACAGCTGAAGAACCTGACAGGCGGACTGACGGAGGAGAAACCCGAAGCGGAGAAATCAGAGGCAGCCGCGCAGGGGATGACTCAAGAGGAATTTGAACAATATCAGCAACAGTTAGAGGAGGAAAA ACAAGAACGAGAAGCCAGTTTTGCCCAGAAGAAAGCTGAGAGAGCCACAGTTAGGAGTCATTTTCGGGAAAAGTACAGACTACCAAAG AATGAGACTGACGAGACCCAGATCCAGCAGGCAGGCGAAGACGTGGTGTTGCCCACAGAGCTGGCCAAGATGATAGCGGAGGACAACCAGGAGGAAGCACACAAGCAGTCGGTGCTGGGCCAGCTGTCCAACATCCAGAACGTGGACATCGACCAGCTGAAAGACAAAGCCCAGGCCACACTGGAAGACCTCAAAAAGCAGACGGAGAATTGCAGTCTCATGTGA